In Bradyrhizobium guangxiense, the following are encoded in one genomic region:
- a CDS encoding flagellar biosynthetic protein FliO — protein sequence MQGSPITFIVAFIVVLALIGVAAWLVRRFASSRLGANTQRGRMPRLAVIDAAAVDGRRRLVLVRRDNVEHLLMIGGPTDIVVEPNIVRAAHGRDQLPQRPTAAEPPRLAPMPDPAGWADEAPRPELLDHPEPQMPEPPRPTRPSFADELRRPAPTLAERRSEPPMGGFPPEPVAPRPEREPRPEPPRAARSEPPLMPRPPRQSEPVKMPPVRAERPAAPPPPPVPQVPPVPPPAPAAAPSSAEQNLAEMAQRLEAALRRPAGETVAPPVAPEPPAAPPRAARSEPATPPAPPPKPAAEKTSFENLEDEMASLLGRPKPSS from the coding sequence ATGCAAGGCAGCCCTATCACGTTCATCGTCGCGTTCATCGTCGTTCTGGCGTTGATCGGCGTCGCTGCTTGGCTGGTTCGCCGATTCGCCAGCAGCCGGCTCGGCGCCAACACCCAGCGCGGCAGGATGCCCCGCCTCGCGGTGATCGACGCCGCCGCGGTCGACGGAAGGCGCCGCCTGGTGCTGGTCCGGCGTGACAATGTCGAGCACCTCCTGATGATCGGCGGCCCCACCGACATCGTCGTCGAGCCCAACATCGTTCGCGCCGCGCATGGCCGCGATCAGCTGCCGCAGCGTCCGACCGCTGCGGAGCCGCCACGCCTTGCCCCCATGCCCGATCCCGCCGGCTGGGCCGACGAGGCGCCGCGGCCCGAGCTGCTCGATCACCCCGAGCCGCAAATGCCCGAGCCGCCGCGCCCCACACGCCCGTCCTTCGCCGACGAATTGCGCCGGCCCGCGCCTACGCTGGCCGAACGTCGCAGCGAGCCGCCGATGGGTGGCTTTCCGCCCGAGCCGGTCGCCCCCCGTCCCGAGCGCGAACCGCGTCCCGAGCCGCCGCGCGCCGCGCGCAGCGAGCCGCCGCTGATGCCGCGTCCGCCGCGCCAGAGCGAGCCGGTGAAGATGCCGCCGGTGCGCGCCGAGCGTCCCGCAGCACCGCCGCCTCCTCCCGTGCCGCAGGTCCCGCCCGTGCCGCCGCCGGCGCCCGCGGCTGCGCCCTCGAGCGCGGAGCAGAACCTCGCCGAAATGGCCCAGCGTCTCGAAGCTGCGCTGCGCCGCCCCGCCGGCGAGACGGTCGCGCCTCCCGTCGCGCCGGAGCCGCCGGCCGCTCCCCCGCGGGCGGCACGCAGCGAGCCAGCGACGCCACCGGCTCCACCGCCGAAGCCGGCCGCGGAAAAGACCAGCTTTGAAAATCTCGAAGACGAGATGGCCTCGCTGCTCGGCCGTCCGAAGCCGTCTTCGTGA
- the fliP gene encoding flagellar type III secretion system pore protein FliP (The bacterial flagellar biogenesis protein FliP forms a type III secretion system (T3SS)-type pore required for flagellar assembly.), with product MRLPSLPRRVLFLSVLFGAASLAGLAHAQDISINLGGGAGGGGVTERAIQLIALLTVLSIAPSILIMMTSFTRIVVVLSLLRTAMGTATAPPNSVIIALAMFLTFFVMGPVLQKSYDDGIRPLVANQIGVEDALQRASVPLRGFMQKNVREKDLRLFLDLSREPPPATPDDLALRILVPAFMISELKRAFEIGFLLFLPFLIIDLVVASVLMSMGMMMLPPATISLPFKLIFFVLVDGWSLVAGSLVQSYGG from the coding sequence GTGAGGCTGCCGTCCCTCCCGCGTAGAGTTCTCTTCCTTTCTGTCCTGTTCGGTGCGGCCTCGCTCGCAGGCCTTGCGCATGCGCAGGACATCAGCATCAATCTCGGCGGCGGCGCCGGCGGTGGCGGCGTCACCGAGCGCGCGATCCAGCTCATCGCGCTGCTCACCGTGCTGTCGATCGCGCCGTCGATCCTCATCATGATGACCTCGTTCACGCGCATCGTGGTCGTGCTGTCGCTGCTGCGCACCGCGATGGGCACGGCGACCGCGCCACCGAACTCGGTGATCATCGCGCTGGCGATGTTTCTCACCTTCTTCGTGATGGGGCCGGTTCTGCAGAAATCCTACGACGACGGCATCCGCCCGCTCGTCGCCAACCAGATCGGCGTCGAGGATGCGCTCCAGCGCGCCTCGGTCCCCCTGCGCGGTTTCATGCAGAAGAACGTGCGCGAGAAAGACCTCAGGCTGTTTCTGGATCTTTCGCGCGAGCCGCCGCCGGCCACCCCCGACGACCTCGCGCTCCGCATCCTCGTCCCCGCCTTCATGATCTCCGAGCTGAAGCGCGCCTTCGAGATCGGCTTCCTGTTGTTCCTGCCCTTCCTGATCATCGACCTCGTCGTCGCCTCGGTGCTGATGTCGATGGGCATGATGATGCTGCCGCCGGCCACGATCTCGCTGCCGTTCAAGCTGATCTTCTTCGTGCTGGTCGACGGCTGGTCGCTGGTGGCGGGAAGCCTGGTGCAGAGTTACGGGGGGTGA